In Streptomyces camelliae, the sequence TCCCCCGGTTGCGGTAGGCGGATCCGGCGAGGACGACCACGCCGTCCCCGCTGCGGGTGAGGTCGCGCAGGGCGGCGGCGAGCGTGGCGGGCGTGAGCGAGTCACGCTCGCAGAACTCCTCCAGCGCGCCCGGATGCAGCCCGGCCACGGTCTCCTCCAGCACCCGCCGCCGGCGTGCCGCCTCCGCGCCGAGCGGCTCGGGCACGGGCCCCTCCACGGCCGTACCCGAAGCGTCGTGCCAGGTCAGCGCGCGCATCCGCACCAGGTCGACGACGCCGGTGAAGGTGTCCTCGGCGCCGATCGGCAGCTGCACGACCAGCGGCGCCGGGTGCAGCCGGTCCCGGATCGAGGCGACGGCCCGGTCGAGGTCGGCGCCCGCGCGGTCCAGCTTGTTGACGAACGCGATGCGCGGGACGCCGTACCGGTCGGCCTGCCGCCACACCGACTCGCTCTGCGGCTCGACCCCGGCGACGGCGTCGAACACGGCGATCGCGCCGTCCAGGACGCGCAGCGAGCGCTCGACCTCGTCGGCGAAGTCGACGTGGCCGGGGGTGTCGATGAGGTTGATGCGGTGACCGTCCCAGGCGCAGCTGACGGCGGCGGCGAAGATGGTGATGCCGCGGTCGCGTTCCTGCGGGTCGAAGTCGGTGACGGTGGTGCCGTCGTGCACCTCGCCCCGCTTGTGGGTGGTGCCCGTCGCGTACAGGATCCGCTCGGTGACGGTGGTCTTGCCCGCGTCGACGTGGGCGAGGATGCCGAGGTTGCGGACGGCGGCGAGGCTGGTGGTGTTCGTGCGCACGGCCCAGGGCCTTTCTGGGGATCGGATCGACCGAAGAAAAGGGCAGCGCGATTCACCCGTGCGAGCCGCCGCGTGCAGGACTCAGGAACAGGTCAGCAGGGCGTGACGGGTGTCCGGTGCCGGCCGCGCAGCGGGCACCGGCCGGACGGAGACACGAGGATCACCTCGTACCGGGAACGGGGAGCGAGAACAGCACTGCGCGCACGCATGGCCGGGCTCCCCTCGATGTCGGACGACAGGCACCGCCGTACGGTCGTGGCGGTGCTCGGTACGCGATGACGGTACGAGAGGAACGCGGCCGGGGCACGTGATTTTCGGGTACGCCGTCAGAACCCGTGGCCGGGGCCATGGGTTCTGACGGTGTCCGGGGCGGGCCGGCTCAGCCGAGCTTGGCCGACATGTCGTACTGGTTGTAGACGGCCGCCGCGTTGTCCTTGGTGATCCTGGTGGTGTCCAGCGTCTGGTGCTTGCTGACGGTCTGTCCGTGCACGATGGCCTCGGCGGTGTCCGCCGCCTGCTGGGCGCCGGTCGGGTAGATGAAGGTGGTGTACATCTGGCCGAGCTGTACAGCGCGGATGCCCCCGGTCGGGATGGCGAGGCCGTCGATGCCGACGAACTTGATGCCGTCGGCCTTGCCGGCGCCGCGGGCCGCGAGCACCGCGCCGAGGGCCATGTCGTCGTTCTCGCCGTAGACGAGGTCGATCTTCTGGTTCTGGTCGAGCCAACGCTGCATGATCGCGGTGGCGTTGGCCTTCAGCCACTTCGCCTCCTGGTGGTACACGATGGTGATGTGGTGTCCGGCGATGGCGTCTCTGAAGCCCTTGTCGCGGTCGATCTGCGGCTGGTCGGACAGGGTCCCCTGCAGCTCGGCCACGTTGCCGCCGTGCGGCAGGGCCTGCACCGCCGCCTCACCGGCGAGCTTGCCGATCTTGTAGTTGTCGCCGCCGATGAAGGACGTGTAGCAGTCGGTGTTCACGGTCCGGTCGAGGATGATGACCGGGATGTGCGCGGTGCAGGCCTGCTGCACCGCGGCGGTCAGCGGGGCCGGCTCGTTGGGCGAGACGATCAGGACGTCGACCTTCTGCTGGACGAAGTTCTGCACCTGGCTCACCTGCGTGGCGCTGTCCTGGTGCGCGTCGGTGATGGGCAGCAGCTTGAGGTCGGGGTACTTCTTGACGAAGTGCTGGAGCTGCGCGTTGAGCTGGGCGCGGTACGGCTCGGCGTTGTTGGACTGGGAGTAGCCGACCACGAACGTCTTCTTGCCGCTGCCCGAGCCGCCGGCGGCTGCGGTCTTCGGCGCGTGGGCGGCGCAGGAGGTGAGAGCGGCGACGGTGGCGACCGCGCCGGCGAGGGCCACAAAGGTACGACGGCTCGGTGACAGGGCAGGCACAGCGGACACAGCGGACTCCTTGCGTGGGTGAGGGTGAGGGTGAGGGGTGGTGCGGGGAGGGGACGGCGCTCAGGCGCGGGCGCGCAGGCGGCGCAGCGGTTCGGTGAGGGGCTTCAGGAAGCCCGGGCGCTGCAGCACGACGGCCACGACGACGATGAGGCCCTTGATGATCATCTGCATGTTGTCGCTGATCGCGTTGAGCCCGAGGATGTTGTCGAGCAGGGTGAGGATCAGCGCGCCGACGGCGGTGCCGGTGATGGTGCCCTTGCCGCCGGCCAGGCTGGTGCCGCCGATGACGGCCGCGGCGATGGCGTCCAGCTCGTAGGAGGTGCCGGCCAGCGGGTCGGCGGAGGCGCTGTAGGCGGCGTCGATGGGACCGGCGAAGCCGGCCAGCAGGCCGCAGAGCGTGAAGACGGCGATGATCACCAGGTTGACGTTGGCCCCGGAGAGCCGGGCGGCGGTGGGGTTGCCGCCCACGGCGTACACATGGCGTCCGAACCGGGTCCGGGAGAGCAGCAGTTGGGCCGCGACGCAGACCGCGACGAACGCGATCACCGGGTAGCCGATGCCCGCGACCAGGGTGTGCCCCGGGGTGCCCAGCGCGGCGAACGCGGCGGCCTTGGGCGTGAGGTGGCCGTGGGGGTCCACCAACTGCACGCCGACGGCCACGTTGTCGCTCATCTGCCGGTCGATGCCGCGCACCACCGAGAGCATGGCCAGGGTCATCACGAACGACTGGATGCGCAGCCAGGTGGTGCCGATCCCGTTGAGGAAGCCGAAGAACGCGCCCACCAGCGCGCACAGCGGGACGATCGCCCACGGCGACAGGCCGTGGTGGACCAGCAGCATCGCCGCTGTCATGGAACCGATGCCGAGCACCGACCCCACGGACAGGTCGATGCCCGCGGTGAGGATGACCAGGGTGACGCCGACGGCGAGGATGCCGCGCGAGGCGAAAGCGGTGACCGCGTTGGTGAGGTTGTCCTGGTTCCAGAAGATCTGGCCCTTGGTGACGATGCCGACGGCGACCACCAGCAGCAGGCCGATGTAGCTCTGCAGCGAGCCGAGTGACGGCAGGGCCCGGGACAGGCGCCCGCGCAGCGTCTGGAGGTGCGGGCCGGTCCCGGTGGCGGTGTCCCCGGCGGGTGGGAGTGTCTTGCTCATCTCTCTGCCTCGTTCTCGTCCGCCGGTGGTCCGGCCACAACGTTCTGCCGTGCCATCGCCGCGGTGAGGATGGCTTCCTGGGTCGCGGCCGGCCCGTGGGCCGGGTCGCGGTGGAACTCGCCGGTCAGCCGCCCCTCGCAGAGCACGATGATCCGGTCGCACATGCCGATCAGCTCCGGAAGCTCGGAGGAGACGGCGATGATCGCGGTGCCCTGGGCCGCGAGGGCGTCCATCAGGGCGTGGATCTCCGCCTTGGCGCCGACGTCGATGCCCCGCGTGGGCTCGTCGAGCAGCAGCACCGAGGGCTCGGTGAGCAGGCACTTGGCCAGCACCACCTTCTGCTGGTTGCCGCCGGAGAGGGTGCCGACGACGGCGTCCAGGCTGTGCGTCTTGGTGCGCAGTTCGGCGCCCTTGCCGGCCGCGGCGGCCTTCTCCCGGCGGGCGTCCACGGTGCGCCACGGCCTGAGGTAGCGGTCGAGGGCGGCCAGGGTGGTGTTGAACCGTACGGTGTTGCCGAGCACCAGGCTCTGCGTCTTGCGGTCCTCGGCGACCAGCGCGATGCCCCGGCGGATCGCCGTGCGGGGGGTGTGCGGGCTGTACGGGCGGTCGTTCAGCGTGATCTCGCCGCGCACGCGGTCGCCGGCGCCGAAGAGTGCCTCCAGCACCTCGCTGCGCCCGGCGCCCATCAGCCCGGCGACGCCGAGGATCTCCCCGGCCCGCACCTGAAGGTCCACCGAGTGCAGCGGCGTACGGGTGCCGGCCGGCGCGGGAGCCGTGGTCAGGCCCCGCACGCGCAGCCGTACCGGGCCGTCGGACCGCTGCTGCGGCGCCCTGGGGAAGAGCTCCCCCAGGGGCCGTCCCACCATCAGCCGCACCAGCTCGGCGCGGTCGGTGCCGGCGATCGGGCGGCGGCCCGCGAAGGTGCCGTCGCGCAGCACGGTCGCGGAGTCGGCGATCTCTTCCAGCTCCTCCAGCCGGTGGGAGATGTAGATCAGCCCGACGCCGCGGGCCGCCAGCCGGCGGATGACGGCGAACAGCCGCTCCACCTCGGCCTCGGCGAGCGCGGACGTCGGCTCGTCGAGCACCAGGATCCGCAGGGTGCCGTTCAGCGCCTTGGCCACCTCGACGAGTTGCTGCTCGGCGATGCGGCAGTCGCGGACCAGCCGCTGCGGGGGCAGGTCGAGGCCGAGGTCGGCCAGCAGTCCGGCGGTGCGGGTGTGCATCGCCGCGCGGTCCAGTGTGCCGCGTGCGGTGCGCAGTTCGCGGCCGAGGAAGACGTTGTCGGACACGGACAGTTCGGGCACCAGGTTGAGCTCCTGGTGGATCATCGCGATGCCGTGCTGCTGGGCATGCTTCGGCGAGTGGATCCGCACCGGCTCGCCGTCGATCTCGATGACGCCCTCGTAGTCGGCGTGCACCCCGGCGAGGATGTTCATCAGCGTCGACTTGCCGGCGCCGTTCTCGCCGAGCAGTGCCACCACCTCGCCGGGGTGGACGGTCAGTTCGACGTCGCTGAGCGCCCGGACGCCCGGGAACTCCTTGCTGATGCCCCGCATTCGCAGCAGGGCGGGCGGCGCGCCGCTCATGCCGCGCCGTCCGCGTTCATCCGCACCATTGCGGACCTCCCATGTTGCACAAGTTGACCCGGTGACCTTTCGGTGATGCAGGAAGACCGAGATTGGAAAACGATTTCAGAAGATCGCACACCAGTCCCCTCCGCTGAGAGCGTGACGATTCAGGGAAGGCAGGCGCCCGGCGACAGTGAGCCCCGGCGGATCCTTGAAATCCTTTTCAGGGGGAACGTAGGGTTTGGCCTCCGAGGGTGTCAAGAGTCCCGTAGGGGTCGGGCAAGAGGTCGGAGGACCCATGACGACGATCAACGACGTGGCCCATGCGGCCGGGGTCTCCCCCGCCACGGTTTCCCGGGTCCTGAACGGCGGCCGCGTCACGGCCGAGCGCGCCGAACGGGTCCGTCGCGCGGCCGCCGAGCTGGGCTTCGCCCCCAACCGGGTCGCCCGTTCGCTGCGGATGCGGCGCAGCAGCCTCGTCGGACTGATCATCCCGGACATCGGGAACCCGTTCTTCACGGCGCTGGCCCGCGGCGTCGAGGACGCCGCCCAGCGGACCAGCTTCTCGGTGGTGCTGTGCAACACCGACGGGAACCTCGACAAGGAACGGCGCTATCTGGACATCGCGATCGCCGAACGGATGGCGGGCGTCATCGTGGCCGCCGCGTCCCGCAGCCGCACCGACGTGTCCGCCCTGCAGAGCCGCGGCATACCGGTGGTCGCCGTGGACCGCCGCCCCCGCGGGGCATCGGTGGACGCCGTTCTGGTGGACGACGAGGAAGGCGGCGCGGCGGCGACGGCACACCTGCTGGCCCGCGGCTACCGGCGGGTCGCCTGCATCACCGGCCCGCAGGGCACCTCCACCGCCGAGGAACGGCTCGCCGGTTATCGCAGGGCGCTCCAGGAGTTCCTGGACGACGGCCCCGGCGCTCCGGCCGGGGAAGCGGACCTGCTGCGCGACTACATCCGGCACGCCGACTTCAAGGTCGAGGGCGGGCACGCGGCCATGGCCGATCTGCTCGCGCTGCCGCGGCGCCCGGACGCGGTCTTCGCGGCCAACAACCTGATGGCCGTCGGGGTGCTGCAGGCGGTGCGCGAAGCCGGCCTGGAACCACCGGAGATCGGTGTCCTGTCGTTCGGCGAGGTGCCCTGGGCGGCGCTGGTGCAGCCCGGCCTGACCACGGTCCAGGTGCCCTCGTACGACCTGGGACGGACCGCGGCGGGCCTGCTGCTGGACCGGATCGCGGGGACGGAACAGCCCTTGCGTACCGTAGTGCTGCGCAGTTCCCTGCAGATCGGGAGGACCACCGCGGGGCCGCGCTCCGGCATGGCGCGCCGTATGTCCGGAAAGCAGCAGACCCCTGCGGAAGACCCCCGCTGAACAGGGGTCTCGGACCGCGGCCGGGGAAACCGCGCCCTTACTCGCCGAGCACCAGCCGCTCCAGTGCCACCCGGGCTCGCGCGTCGGACCGTGCGCGGGCCGCGACGGCGGTCGCGAGCTCCCGCACCCACGTGTCGAGTTCCACCGGGCGCCGGGAGAGCACCACGCCGCGGACCTCCTTGCACACCTCGCCCTGGGGATGCCCGCCGGCCAGGTCGAGCACGAGACGCTGCTCGCCGAGGAGGACCTCGACCCGCCGGACGCGGCCCTCGCGCCCCGCGAGCCGGTCGGCCATGCCCCGTTTGCGCTCCACGGCGACGGAACCCGGCGGCAGCGCCTCGGCGAGGGTCCCGGAGAGCACCCGGGCGTAGACGTCCAGGTCGGCGGCGTCCCGGCGCAGCGCGGCTGTCAGCAGGTCGAGGGAGTCCGGTTCCCCGCCGTGCTCGAACGGGACGGGGTCGGGTGCCGAGGTCATCGCGGGGCCTCTCGTGGGGTGCGGTCGGTCCGGGTGTGCTGGGCGGGGTGCTCAGCCGTCCAGGCTGAGCACCATCGTCGGGCGCTCGATGACATGGTCCTCGCGCAGCGGCCGTACGGCCGTGCCGATCGCGAAGAACTCGGTCGTGTGGCCGCCCCAGCGATGGTTGTGCGCGTTGAGCTGCACGCCGACGACGCCCTCGGCCCGCAGCTCCTCCGCCTCGTGCTGCATCCGTGCCATCGCCAGCTCCCGCGCGTCGTACAGCGCCTGGGTGAACTGCTCGATCTCCACGTTCTTGCCGATGTTGGAGAACATCTGCCCCATCTTCTGGTGCGCGATGTGGTAGACGCAGGTGCCCATCACCATGCCCAGCGGGGCGTAGCCGGCCCGGATGAGCGTCCAGAAGTCCTGGCCGCTGAGGTCCGAGGTGAACGGCTGGCCCTTGATGTTGCGCCAGCTGCCGCCGCCCGCGCCCGGCGCCGGCTGGTCGGCCTTGACGGCGGTCCCGACGGCGATGAACTCCGCGATGTCGCTGCCGAATTCACGGGCCTCGACGCTGAGCCGCACACCGACGATGCCGTCCGCGCCCAGCTGGGCCGCCTCTGCCTCCATCCGGGTCATCGCCAGCTCACGGGCGTGGTACATGGCCTGGCTGAGCGTCGTCAGCTCCTGATTCTTGCCCCAGCGGCCCAGCTGGATGCCCACGTGGTAGATCGAGCTGCCGAGGACGAGGCCGATGGGCCGGAATCCCGCCTCGCGCACCAGCAGGAACTCGTTGACCGACAGGTCGCTGGTGAAGATCGAACCCGGCTTGCCCGGCTGCAGTTCGGCCAGGCGCCGCATCGCGTCGGCCGGCACGCCCTGGGCCGACACGCCGTCAGGAGTGCTGCCGTCGGCGGGGTTGAAGACGGTCATGAACGAAGTTCCCCTCATCGCAGGTCGGTGGCGGTACGGCGCATGGCCCGCCGGCGTCGTTCCGGGTCGAGCGGCATCACGGTGAGGGTGCGGGGCGGCACCTCGCGGGCCCTGAAGCGGGCGACGGTGGTGCCCACCAGCGTCGCCTCGGCCACATGGTCCTCCTGTTCGCTGTTGCCGCCGCGGCGCAGGCAGGGTTCGCCC encodes:
- a CDS encoding substrate-binding domain-containing protein; this translates as MSAVPALSPSRRTFVALAGAVATVAALTSCAAHAPKTAAAGGSGSGKKTFVVGYSQSNNAEPYRAQLNAQLQHFVKKYPDLKLLPITDAHQDSATQVSQVQNFVQQKVDVLIVSPNEPAPLTAAVQQACTAHIPVIILDRTVNTDCYTSFIGGDNYKIGKLAGEAAVQALPHGGNVAELQGTLSDQPQIDRDKGFRDAIAGHHITIVYHQEAKWLKANATAIMQRWLDQNQKIDLVYGENDDMALGAVLAARGAGKADGIKFVGIDGLAIPTGGIRAVQLGQMYTTFIYPTGAQQAADTAEAIVHGQTVSKHQTLDTTRITKDNAAAVYNQYDMSAKLG
- a CDS encoding ABC transporter permease translates to MSKTLPPAGDTATGTGPHLQTLRGRLSRALPSLGSLQSYIGLLLVVAVGIVTKGQIFWNQDNLTNAVTAFASRGILAVGVTLVILTAGIDLSVGSVLGIGSMTAAMLLVHHGLSPWAIVPLCALVGAFFGFLNGIGTTWLRIQSFVMTLAMLSVVRGIDRQMSDNVAVGVQLVDPHGHLTPKAAAFAALGTPGHTLVAGIGYPVIAFVAVCVAAQLLLSRTRFGRHVYAVGGNPTAARLSGANVNLVIIAVFTLCGLLAGFAGPIDAAYSASADPLAGTSYELDAIAAAVIGGTSLAGGKGTITGTAVGALILTLLDNILGLNAISDNMQMIIKGLIVVVAVVLQRPGFLKPLTEPLRRLRARA
- a CDS encoding sugar ABC transporter ATP-binding protein translates to MSGAPPALLRMRGISKEFPGVRALSDVELTVHPGEVVALLGENGAGKSTLMNILAGVHADYEGVIEIDGEPVRIHSPKHAQQHGIAMIHQELNLVPELSVSDNVFLGRELRTARGTLDRAAMHTRTAGLLADLGLDLPPQRLVRDCRIAEQQLVEVAKALNGTLRILVLDEPTSALAEAEVERLFAVIRRLAARGVGLIYISHRLEELEEIADSATVLRDGTFAGRRPIAGTDRAELVRLMVGRPLGELFPRAPQQRSDGPVRLRVRGLTTAPAPAGTRTPLHSVDLQVRAGEILGVAGLMGAGRSEVLEALFGAGDRVRGEITLNDRPYSPHTPRTAIRRGIALVAEDRKTQSLVLGNTVRFNTTLAALDRYLRPWRTVDARREKAAAAGKGAELRTKTHSLDAVVGTLSGGNQQKVVLAKCLLTEPSVLLLDEPTRGIDVGAKAEIHALMDALAAQGTAIIAVSSELPELIGMCDRIIVLCEGRLTGEFHRDPAHGPAATQEAILTAAMARQNVVAGPPADENEAER
- a CDS encoding LacI family DNA-binding transcriptional regulator; the protein is MTTINDVAHAAGVSPATVSRVLNGGRVTAERAERVRRAAAELGFAPNRVARSLRMRRSSLVGLIIPDIGNPFFTALARGVEDAAQRTSFSVVLCNTDGNLDKERRYLDIAIAERMAGVIVAAASRSRTDVSALQSRGIPVVAVDRRPRGASVDAVLVDDEEGGAAATAHLLARGYRRVACITGPQGTSTAEERLAGYRRALQEFLDDGPGAPAGEADLLRDYIRHADFKVEGGHAAMADLLALPRRPDAVFAANNLMAVGVLQAVREAGLEPPEIGVLSFGEVPWAALVQPGLTTVQVPSYDLGRTAAGLLLDRIAGTEQPLRTVVLRSSLQIGRTTAGPRSGMARRMSGKQQTPAEDPR
- a CDS encoding heavy metal-binding domain-containing protein, encoding MTVFNPADGSTPDGVSAQGVPADAMRRLAELQPGKPGSIFTSDLSVNEFLLVREAGFRPIGLVLGSSIYHVGIQLGRWGKNQELTTLSQAMYHARELAMTRMEAEAAQLGADGIVGVRLSVEAREFGSDIAEFIAVGTAVKADQPAPGAGGGSWRNIKGQPFTSDLSGQDFWTLIRAGYAPLGMVMGTCVYHIAHQKMGQMFSNIGKNVEIEQFTQALYDARELAMARMQHEAEELRAEGVVGVQLNAHNHRWGGHTTEFFAIGTAVRPLREDHVIERPTMVLSLDG